The following proteins come from a genomic window of Corallococcus sp. NCRR:
- a CDS encoding tetratricopeptide repeat protein yields MTSRPLIVAALASAALLVSPAVAHAAPDAGTLPMPPPPAAATAKAAGTPTDAGTAGPTDAGTAAGTPAPAKTAVAEAPPPPPQKVPPETFDNALKAYFDGKPRDAAGPLYAWLQATPRTDDNYAWGQYFLARSLIDLGLTHAGATYLARIARERSNPNVLPRALDALKGLTDRPHDEVMIDEQVFGALDLGFLPDETGAYAHYQQGLVDLRVGNERWANTHFSKLPETSAEASRAKFALLVTRLKQVKDPPEEMVKDFLGLSQDEKLTREARNEAALAVARLRYEKKDFTGALDAYSQVKLPELDPGRASLYLEEAWTRYKLGDLRAALGILTTLDAPSFRDEFMPDKYLLRALIFRDLCHYLPAKRAAKELTRRYADSLESVRSREDLSQDVRLRRAANAHGGTQRAAKFVALLDLEGERLGRYAGSFGDRLFGHLTRVYDLSHAEAVRVYDARLQDAVRQEADTLLRAAEQVRLMEYEVGLKLYERVKKGAQVVAAQEEELLSPAQVAFKFDNEYWNDELKSYRVRIESRCIEETP; encoded by the coding sequence ATGACGTCCCGCCCGCTCATCGTCGCCGCGCTCGCCAGCGCCGCGCTCCTCGTGTCCCCAGCGGTCGCCCATGCGGCACCGGACGCGGGCACGCTGCCCATGCCCCCTCCACCGGCCGCCGCCACGGCGAAGGCCGCTGGCACCCCCACGGACGCGGGCACCGCCGGTCCCACGGACGCGGGCACCGCCGCCGGCACGCCCGCCCCCGCCAAGACCGCCGTCGCGGAGGCGCCTCCGCCCCCGCCGCAGAAGGTGCCGCCGGAGACCTTCGACAACGCGCTCAAGGCCTACTTCGACGGCAAGCCGCGCGACGCCGCGGGCCCGCTGTACGCGTGGCTCCAGGCCACGCCGCGCACGGATGACAACTACGCGTGGGGCCAGTACTTCCTCGCGCGAAGCCTCATCGACCTGGGCCTCACGCACGCGGGCGCCACGTACTTGGCGCGCATCGCGCGGGAGCGCTCCAACCCCAACGTGCTGCCGCGCGCGCTGGACGCGCTGAAGGGGCTGACGGACCGGCCGCACGACGAGGTGATGATCGACGAGCAGGTCTTCGGCGCGCTCGACCTGGGCTTCCTCCCGGACGAGACGGGCGCCTACGCGCACTACCAGCAGGGCCTGGTGGACCTGCGCGTGGGCAACGAGCGCTGGGCGAACACGCACTTCTCCAAGCTGCCGGAGACGAGCGCCGAGGCGAGCCGCGCGAAGTTCGCGCTGCTCGTCACCCGGCTCAAGCAGGTGAAGGATCCGCCGGAGGAGATGGTGAAGGACTTCCTCGGCCTGTCCCAGGACGAGAAGCTCACCCGCGAGGCGCGCAATGAAGCGGCGCTCGCGGTGGCCCGCCTGCGCTACGAGAAGAAGGACTTCACCGGCGCGCTGGACGCGTACAGCCAGGTGAAGCTGCCGGAGCTGGACCCAGGCCGCGCCAGCCTCTACCTGGAGGAGGCGTGGACCCGCTACAAGCTGGGCGACCTGCGCGCGGCGCTGGGCATCCTCACCACGCTGGACGCGCCGTCCTTCCGCGATGAGTTCATGCCGGACAAGTACCTGCTGCGCGCGCTCATCTTCCGCGACCTGTGCCACTACCTGCCCGCCAAGCGCGCGGCGAAGGAGCTGACGCGCCGGTACGCGGACTCGCTGGAGTCCGTGCGCAGCCGCGAGGACCTGAGCCAGGACGTGCGCCTGCGCCGCGCCGCCAACGCGCACGGCGGCACCCAGCGCGCCGCGAAGTTCGTGGCCCTGCTGGACCTGGAGGGCGAGCGCCTGGGCCGCTACGCCGGCAGCTTCGGCGACCGGCTCTTCGGGCACCTGACGCGCGTCTACGATTTGTCCCACGCGGAGGCCGTGCGCGTGTACGACGCGCGGCTGCAGGACGCCGTGCGCCAGGAGGCGGACACGCTGCTTCGCGCCGCGGAGCAGGTGCGCCTCATGGAGTACGAGGTCGGCCTCAAGCTGTACGAGCGCGTGAAGAAGGGCGCGCAGGTGGTGGCGGCGCAGGAGGAAGAGCTGCTGTCGCCCGCGCAGGTCGCCTTCAAGTTCGACAACGAATACTGGAACGACGAGCTCAAGTCCTACCGGGTCCGCATCGAGAGCCGTTGCATCGAGGAAACCCCATGA